The genomic interval CTTTAGAAAAAATATTGAAGAATTTGGAGTTGATCTAAGTGAAAAATTTGAGTTTTATTCTCGTTTGCATTGCTCTAATTTGTTCTGGATGCAGTCGCTATGCAAGTAATGGGGAACGCCTTTACTTAAATAGTCGTAATGGTCCAGTTTTGGAGGTTCCACCCCCATTATCGAGGGCAAATATTAGTAATTTTTATGATTTGCCACAACAAAACCAAGATGCACGTGTAAGTATCGCTCCACCTGTATCATAGAGGGTTTATTATGACACCATCAGAATCAGCTGAATTAAATATTGTTCAGGACTTATCGCAGCGAATTGTTGATGCGCAACGCAAGATTAGGATTCTTGATAGTATCAAATGGGATGATTCTATAAAAAAGAATTTTTTAAACACCAAGGTAAAAAGCTTCCTGCGGTAGATAAAGAATATTATGAGAAAAAGCCTTTACCATTTGATGTGTTTGAAAAGCAGGAAGAGTTTCGCAATATTTTACGCGATGCTCAAAATCAATTAGGACAATATTCTACTCTAACTCGTTTAATTCGACGTCAATGTGAAGAATACATTAGAGCAACCCAAATGCTCGCTGTGCGAGGTACGCCCGCATTTTCCGAAATAGCAACAGAACTGTATGGCAATCCAAATGATGTATTTTATGCTGGAGGACCACGTATGTCAGAGATGGGTACATTACTCTTTGATGTATTAACAGGCCTTAGTGTTCAATTGCAATCAGAAGCAGATGTAAAACATTATACACCCCAACAAGCACAAGAAATTTTACAAGCTCGACTAGGACAATTTTTTGATAAACATCCTGGTAAAGTCACTGTTATGGTAAGTGATGATATGATAGCTGATGCTTCAGCAGGTGCTGATAGTATTAAATTGAGTCAACAAGCCATGTTTAGTGATCGAGATCTTCGTTATTTGGAAGTGCATGAAGGATGGGTTCATGTGGGGACAACCTTGAATGGTTCGATGCAACCCAATTGCTTTTTTCTTTCTAAAGGCTCACCGTCAAGTAGTGTTATCCAGGAAGGTTTAGCAGTGATCACGGAAGTTGTTACCTTTTCTTCATATCCGAGTCGGATGCTAAAAATTACTAATAGAGTGATTGCTCTAGATATGGTCACACAAGGGGCAGACTTCCTCGATATTTATAATTACTTTTTAGGATGTGGTTTAAGCGAGGATGACAGTTACAATCAAACAGTACGTGTTTTCAGAGGCAGTATACCGACAGGTGGGCCTTTTACAAAAGATCTCTCTTATGCCAAAGGTTTTGTGCTGATTTACAATTACATTCGTTTTGCGATAAGCAAAAAACATGTGGAATCTATACCACTATTGTTTACAGGGAAATTAGTTTTGGATGATTTACCTTTGCTCACTGAATTAAAGGAACGTGAGATATTGACCAATCCTGTTTACCTGCCGCCTCCATTCCGAGATTTGGCTGCATTAAGCGCCTGGATGAGTTTTTCCTTATATTTAAATCAGTTTGACTTGAATGAAATCCAAAAGAACTTTCGATTTTTGTTGGCTTAAGTTTTATCAAAGATTAGATGTCGTTGGCCCTTGGTTTCCATGTTGAGGAGCTGCACTTGGCTTCTCTTCATTCGAATACTCTCTGCGACCATTTATCAAGCTTTATGCGCGAGACCTAGCTTAGCAACACCCTAACCTTGGTTCAAATAGATTCACACTCGCGGTTTGAATGTGAGGTAGATAGCCAAAGATATTTTTGGACCAAGGCCACTTTTAAGTGGCTCCCTAGTCCAGTTTATAAGCTTGTTCTGAGCAAACTATTTTGCTAATTTGGGCCAAATTTCGTTGTATGATTTTCATCATCTTTCGATTCCCTTTCCTTCAATAATTCTTCTTGTAACTCTTTTTCAATGTAGTCATCATCAAATAAAGGTTCATTTTTTTCATATTCTTTTATTTTTTCATTTTCAAAAAATTTTTTTGATTTTGATTCCTGTTGATTGTCTGAATTATCAGGTTTAATTGGTTTGCATGGCATTTGACTTTCCTCTATTTCAGCGTAAAGTAACTTTTTTAATAGTCTAGTTTTTGTTCACTGCTATCACTCACATCATATCCTGATAGAGATAATAGTTCACTGGAGCTCATAGATAAACTTCTTTTCATTGATCGAGAGAAAAATTGCTCTCGATTAAGAATAGGCTCTATATGCCTTTTACCCCGAAATTCCGCTAATTTTTCTGAATCATAAATTTCTGCCTTTTTATCTTTCATATCGATCCATGCAATATAAACAGGAGTAGTGCCATGTGGCACGTTAGTATCATAAATAGAGATTTGAATGTTTTTGTTTCCAATTAATTCTTTATTGGACAGCATGTCATAAGTGGATAAAGTTACATTGCGATGTGAGTTGATTAAATAAGACGTTTGTACGTAACGTCCGGTGCTTTCTCCGCGTTGCTGGGCTCGCTTTACCGAGCATTCAGGATCAACTGTAACAATCGAGATTTCAAGTTTGCCGTTGTTTTGTGTTCCTAGCTGAATCCTGTCATTAGCCGGGGCGACTCCATCAATCAACATATGAGGGGCGCTATCTTGGCTAATTTTTTGGCGCATTTTTTCATAGCCCATGAGCGTGATATAAGATGCTTCATCATTGTTTAAAGATACATGCAGCTCATTATTCGTCCCTAATTGTTCCTGACGTCCATGACACACTAATATCCGATGTGTATCCGTATTAATTTTTACCATATCTCGTTCATCAATACCATTGGTTGTTTTGGCTTCATGAAGTACTTTAGCGAGAATAGTACCTTTTCCTGAAGCTGGAGCTCCTGCGAGCATCAGTGTCAGTCGTTCTGCTCCTTGATGCACTG from Legionella sainthelensi carries:
- a CDS encoding zeta toxin family protein; its protein translation is MQKKIDETIKYIENVPATHVLEMIKSGIEPIYTHTNLQSCQRPKLDIAEIMACNAVYSKTEKPKYPTVQSLITYPIERIVYFDTIATTETEVQCGEELDLYKYVDCIYDKISKINFKEFEHAIKETAQINALKAYNAIHNKDQLDPSLAKHKEVYDRIKAAFESELYQVSDKFLLKHHVNPEEAFPLLVKMTLEDMIYNEEMKKCIESHITPKIKEIINQLIAEETPFPIHDAKGTIIGEAPLQKLSVHQGAERLTLMLAGAPASGKGTILAKVLHEAKTTNGIDERDMVKINTDTHRILVCHGRQEQLGTNNELHVSLNNDEASYITLMGYEKMRQKISQDSAPHMLIDGVAPANDRIQLGTQNNGKLEISIVTVDPECSVKRAQQRGESTGRYVQTSYLINSHRNVTLSTYDMLSNKELIGNKNIQISIYDTNVPHGTTPVYIAWIDMKDKKAEIYDSEKLAEFRGKRHIEPILNREQFFSRSMKRSLSMSSSELLSLSGYDVSDSSEQKLDY